The stretch of DNA CCTGCCGGCCGGCTGAAAGGCCCGGCGGGGATGCACCCTGCCGGGGCCGCACCGGATCCTATCTACGCTGGCTGCCTGCCCGGCGGCCAGCCTCGACGCGCCGGGCATATGGCGTTGGTCACCCCGTCAGCGCTCACGCCCCGCCCGCTGGTGCATGATGCCCGGCTTTGCCGAGCCAGACCATCAAGAGCGCGGCGACCGCTGCCGACCCGAGGCGGAAGACGGTCGGCTGATCCCAGAACCAGCCGCTCATCAGCGCGCCCATCGAAAGTAAAGCGACGCCCAGCGCGGCCATGATCACGCCGCACATGACCTGCACCGGGCCGTTCACGGGGGACCCCAACCGGGCGCTCGCGAAACGAGCGCAGAGCCCCCCCGCGACGGCGGCCCCCTCCTCCGCAGCGTCGGCTTAAGCCTCGTCAGTCTTCGCCAGCGCGTCGCCCCGGCCTTGGGCGATATCGACGCGCAGCTGAAGCAGCGGCACGATCTCGTTCCAAACCTCGTCGAGACCGTGCGGAGCGACGCCGCGCATGAAAGGGCGACGCTCGAGGCGGTCGGTCAGGCGCGCAGGGCCCCAATGTTGGCGGGCGATCCGGGCCGTGTCGTGCAGCGCGAGGCGGTGCTGCAGGCCCGACTCGGGCGGCTCGGGGCTCTGCCTCGCCCGTTCCATTCGGGGGATCGAGCAG from Methylobacterium sp. PvR107 encodes:
- a CDS encoding LemA family protein, which encodes MGDIDAQLKQRHDLVPNLVETVRSDAAHERATLEAVGQARRAPMLAGDPGRVVQREAVLQARLGRLGALPRPFHSGDRAACSAGRRGPPAAHTRSRAPRSCRRDRANARFRSCSRRTVQRSPLSHTRRGSTRIECRRLSP